A region from the Terriglobia bacterium genome encodes:
- the nifJ gene encoding pyruvate:ferredoxin (flavodoxin) oxidoreductase, producing the protein MKKSMVTIDGNEAAAYAAFHTSEVIAIYPITPSSNMGEFADEWAAKGQTNLWGVVPTVVEMQSEGGAAGALHGAIQAGALGTTFTASQGLLLMIPNMYKIAGELTPCVIHVAARTVATHALSIFGDHSDVMACRQTGFAMLASNSVQEAMDHALIAHAATLEMRIPVLHFFDGFRTSHEVAKIEALSVEDMRAMMDEELVRAHRLRSLSPDRPVLRGTAQNPDVFFQAREAGNPYYLECPAIVQKTMDRFAKVVGRRYNLFDYVGARDAERVIIMMGSGAEAAEETVEYLNAKGGKVGLLKVRLFRPFSAEHFLAALPPTVKSLAVLDRTKEPGATGEPLYVDVAVALSESLSHGQGPLKSMPRVIGGRYGLSSKEFNPAMVKAVFDELNKAQPKNHFTIGIIDDVTRTSIEYDPQFSTESSDTVRAVFYGLGSDGTVGANKNSIKIIGEDTDFYAQGYFVYDSKKAGAMTVSHLRFGPRPIRSTYLITQANFVACHQFSFVEHFDVLKLAQPGATFLLNSPYPPGEVWDRLPISMQQEILDKKLRLYVIDADTVAEGAGMGRRINTVMQTCFFAISGVLPREEAIAAIKKAIEKTYLKRGAAVVQKNFAAVDATLAQLHEVKLPAQATSQFRLAPPVSAAAPDFVQRVTARIIAGEGDLLPVSALPVDGTFPFGTARWEKRNIALEIPVWDEQLCIQCGKCVLVCPHSVIRAKIYDPARLASAPSSFKSTKPKWKEFETQRYTLQVAPEDCTGCALCVQICPAKSKTEVKHKAINMEMQAPLRAAERENWDFFMSLPDTDREHLKTGQVKDVQLLQPLFEFSGACAGCGETPYIKLMTQLFGDHAVVANATGCSSIYGANLPTTPYTINSQGRGPVWSNSLFEDNAEFGLGLRLALNKQEEYARDLLRRLEGRIGGELVTALLTTDQSGNDGINRQREQVRLLKDKLQGADLTEARDLLAIADSLVRKSLWIIGGDGWAYDIGYGGLDHVLASAQNVNVLVLDTEVYSNTGGQRSKATPRGAVARFAFGGKETAKKDLALMAVNYGNVYVARVAMGGSDTQTVKAFEEAEAYPGPSLIVAFCHCVAHGYDLMYGMDQQKLAVQTGYWPLFRYNPALKQQGKNPLQLDSHAPSLPLQKYMLNETRFNILNHADEDLAKKLLREAEEDVRSRWELYERLASLPAGEDLNAAVLAAKGGK; encoded by the coding sequence ATGAAGAAGTCTATGGTGACAATCGACGGCAATGAAGCCGCGGCCTACGCTGCCTTCCACACCAGCGAAGTAATCGCAATTTACCCGATCACGCCATCTTCGAACATGGGCGAATTCGCCGACGAGTGGGCGGCCAAGGGCCAAACCAATCTCTGGGGCGTGGTGCCCACGGTGGTGGAGATGCAGAGCGAAGGCGGAGCAGCCGGAGCATTGCACGGAGCGATTCAGGCGGGTGCGCTCGGCACTACCTTTACCGCATCGCAAGGCCTGCTGCTGATGATCCCCAACATGTACAAGATCGCGGGGGAGCTCACGCCCTGTGTCATTCACGTAGCGGCGCGCACCGTGGCCACGCACGCGCTCTCCATCTTCGGCGATCACAGCGACGTGATGGCCTGTCGACAGACCGGATTCGCCATGCTGGCTTCCAACTCGGTGCAGGAGGCCATGGACCACGCTCTGATCGCGCACGCCGCGACTCTCGAGATGCGTATTCCTGTCCTCCACTTCTTCGACGGGTTCCGCACCTCGCACGAAGTGGCAAAAATCGAGGCATTATCCGTCGAAGATATGCGGGCGATGATGGATGAAGAACTGGTGCGCGCACATCGTCTGCGCTCGCTCTCCCCAGACCGGCCGGTTTTGCGCGGTACCGCCCAGAATCCCGATGTTTTCTTCCAAGCCCGGGAAGCCGGCAATCCGTACTACCTGGAATGTCCTGCCATCGTACAGAAGACGATGGACAGGTTCGCCAAGGTCGTGGGCCGTCGCTATAACCTGTTCGATTATGTCGGCGCGCGGGATGCGGAGCGGGTCATCATCATGATGGGCTCCGGGGCGGAAGCAGCCGAGGAAACGGTGGAGTACCTGAATGCGAAGGGCGGCAAGGTCGGCCTGCTCAAGGTACGCTTGTTCCGGCCGTTCTCCGCCGAGCATTTCCTGGCGGCGCTGCCGCCGACGGTGAAGTCGCTGGCCGTCCTCGACCGCACCAAAGAGCCTGGTGCCACCGGCGAGCCGCTCTACGTTGACGTCGCGGTGGCGCTCAGCGAGTCACTGTCCCATGGCCAGGGGCCGCTCAAGTCCATGCCGCGGGTAATCGGCGGCCGCTACGGCCTTTCGTCGAAAGAATTTAATCCCGCCATGGTGAAGGCGGTGTTCGACGAACTCAACAAGGCGCAGCCCAAGAACCATTTCACCATCGGCATTATCGACGACGTCACCCGGACCAGCATCGAGTACGACCCGCAGTTTTCGACCGAGAGCTCCGATACCGTGCGCGCCGTTTTCTACGGGCTGGGATCGGATGGCACGGTTGGCGCCAACAAAAACTCCATCAAGATCATCGGCGAAGACACGGACTTCTACGCTCAGGGATACTTTGTTTATGACTCGAAGAAAGCCGGCGCGATGACGGTGTCGCACCTGCGCTTCGGGCCGCGCCCGATTCGCTCCACCTACCTGATCACGCAGGCGAACTTCGTGGCCTGCCACCAGTTCTCCTTTGTGGAGCACTTTGACGTGCTCAAGCTGGCGCAGCCCGGGGCCACGTTTCTGCTCAACAGTCCGTACCCTCCCGGCGAGGTCTGGGACCGGCTGCCCATCTCGATGCAGCAGGAGATTCTGGACAAAAAGCTGCGCCTGTACGTAATCGACGCCGACACAGTGGCGGAAGGCGCCGGCATGGGGCGCCGAATCAACACCGTTATGCAAACCTGCTTTTTCGCGATCAGCGGCGTGCTGCCGCGCGAGGAAGCCATTGCCGCCATCAAGAAAGCCATTGAGAAAACCTACCTTAAACGCGGCGCAGCGGTCGTACAGAAGAACTTTGCGGCCGTGGACGCGACGCTGGCTCAACTGCACGAAGTCAAGCTGCCGGCGCAAGCGACGAGCCAATTCCGCCTGGCGCCGCCGGTGTCCGCGGCTGCGCCCGACTTCGTGCAAAGAGTCACCGCCCGCATCATTGCCGGAGAAGGCGATCTTCTACCAGTCAGCGCACTTCCGGTGGACGGCACCTTCCCGTTCGGGACAGCACGATGGGAGAAGCGCAACATCGCACTGGAGATCCCGGTCTGGGACGAGCAGCTTTGCATTCAGTGCGGCAAGTGTGTGTTGGTGTGCCCGCACTCGGTGATTCGCGCGAAAATCTACGATCCGGCACGCCTCGCAAGCGCGCCCTCCAGCTTTAAGTCGACGAAACCAAAATGGAAGGAGTTCGAAACCCAGCGCTACACCCTGCAGGTGGCGCCTGAGGACTGCACTGGGTGCGCCTTGTGCGTGCAGATTTGCCCGGCCAAGAGCAAGACGGAGGTCAAGCACAAGGCCATCAACATGGAGATGCAGGCGCCGCTACGCGCTGCCGAACGCGAGAACTGGGATTTCTTCATGTCGCTGCCGGACACCGACCGCGAGCATCTCAAGACAGGGCAGGTAAAGGACGTTCAGTTGCTGCAGCCGCTGTTCGAGTTCTCGGGCGCATGCGCGGGTTGCGGCGAGACGCCCTACATCAAGCTGATGACGCAATTGTTCGGCGACCATGCGGTGGTGGCCAATGCTACCGGTTGCTCGTCGATCTACGGCGCCAACCTTCCGACGACGCCATACACCATCAATTCCCAGGGCCGAGGGCCGGTGTGGTCGAATTCGTTATTCGAGGACAACGCCGAGTTCGGCTTGGGGCTCCGGCTGGCACTGAACAAGCAGGAAGAATATGCGCGCGACCTGTTGCGGCGGCTGGAAGGACGCATCGGCGGTGAACTGGTTACGGCGCTTCTGACCACCGACCAGTCAGGCAACGACGGCATCAATCGGCAGCGCGAGCAGGTGCGGCTGCTGAAAGACAAGCTGCAAGGAGCCGATCTGACGGAGGCGCGCGATCTGCTGGCGATTGCCGACTCTTTGGTCCGCAAGAGCCTGTGGATCATCGGAGGGGACGGTTGGGCTTACGACATCGGCTACGGCGGCCTGGACCACGTGCTGGCCTCGGCACAGAATGTGAACGTGCTGGTGCTCGACACCGAGGTTTACTCCAACACCGGCGGCCAGCGCTCCAAGGCCACGCCGCGCGGCGCGGTAGCGCGTTTCGCCTTCGGCGGCAAGGAAACGGCCAAGAAAGACCTGGCGCTCATGGCGGTCAATTACGGCAACGTGTACGTCGCCCGTGTGGCCATGGGGGGCAGCGACACGCAAACGGTCAAGGCGTTCGAAGAAGCCGAAGCTTACCCGGGGCCTTCGCTGATCGTGGCCTTCTGTCACTGCGTTGCGCACGGATACGACCTGATGTATGGCATGGACCAGCAGAAACTGGCGGTGCAAACCGGGTACTGGCCGCTGTTCCGGTATAACCCGGCGCTCAAACAGCAGGGCAAGAATCCTCTGCAACTGGATTCCCACGCGCCGAGCCTGCCGTTGCAGAAATACATGCTGAACGAAACGCGCTTCAACATCCTGAACCACGCGGATGAGGATCTGGCCAAGAAACTTCTGCGGGAGGCCGAAGAAGATGTGCGCAGCCGTTGGGAACTGTACGAGAGGCTGGCCTCGCTTCCCGCTGGGGAAGATCTGAATGCCGCCGTGCTGGCGGCGAAAGGAGGCAAGTAA
- a CDS encoding dihydroorotate dehydrogenase-like protein has protein sequence MIDLSTTYLGLNLKNPVVVSASPLQKELDAVRQMEDAGAAAVVMHSLFEEQIDLESEELNRFLEQGSESFAEALRYLPDLEEYNHGPEAYLEHLARVKKAVHIPVIASLNGSSMGGWTRYAKMMQDAGADAIELNTYYVAANPEIPGSQVEQMYIDLVQQVKSAVRIPLAVKLSHFFSSIPHVMHKLDSAGADGLVLFNRFYQPDIDLEELEVVPRLALSNSYELLLRLNWVAILYGHIKADMAITGGVHTGEDVLKSMMVGARVAMMTSALLENGVGHIGKVLRQVRDWMEEHEYESIRQMQGSMSRRSVPDPATYERANYMRVLSSYTAKKAVAG, from the coding sequence ATGATCGACCTCTCGACCACTTATCTTGGGTTGAACCTGAAGAATCCCGTTGTGGTCTCGGCTTCACCCTTGCAGAAGGAACTCGACGCCGTGCGCCAGATGGAAGATGCCGGTGCAGCCGCCGTGGTGATGCACTCGCTATTTGAGGAACAGATCGACCTGGAGAGCGAGGAACTGAATCGTTTCCTGGAGCAAGGCAGCGAGAGTTTCGCCGAGGCCCTGCGGTATCTTCCCGATCTGGAAGAGTACAACCATGGGCCCGAAGCCTACCTGGAGCACCTGGCCCGGGTGAAGAAAGCGGTGCACATCCCCGTCATCGCCAGCCTGAATGGCAGTTCCATGGGAGGCTGGACCCGGTATGCCAAGATGATGCAGGACGCCGGCGCGGATGCGATCGAACTGAACACCTATTATGTCGCCGCCAATCCCGAGATCCCCGGGTCGCAGGTGGAGCAGATGTACATCGACCTGGTGCAGCAGGTGAAGTCGGCGGTGCGCATCCCACTCGCCGTCAAGTTGAGTCACTTCTTCAGCTCCATCCCGCACGTCATGCACAAGCTCGACAGCGCTGGAGCCGATGGCTTGGTGCTGTTCAACCGCTTCTACCAGCCCGACATCGACCTTGAGGAGCTCGAAGTCGTGCCGCGGCTGGCATTGAGCAATTCCTATGAACTCCTTCTGCGCCTGAACTGGGTAGCTATTTTGTACGGGCATATCAAGGCGGACATGGCCATCACCGGCGGCGTCCACACCGGCGAGGATGTGCTGAAGAGCATGATGGTGGGCGCACGCGTAGCCATGATGACTTCGGCGCTGCTGGAAAATGGGGTCGGGCATATTGGAAAGGTGCTGCGCCAGGTGCGTGACTGGATGGAGGAACACGAATACGAATCGATTCGCCAGATGCAGGGCAGCATGTCGCGGCGATCGGTGCCCGATCCGGCGACCTACGAACGCGCCAACTACATGCGAGTGCTGAGCTCCTACACAGCAAAGAAGGCGGTGGCGGGCTAA